GGACGCCGACGGTCGGGAGTACTCGATTGTGGGTTCCTCGCCGGAGGCCCTCGTCACGGTGACCGGTGAAGAAGTCATCACCCACCCCATCGCCGGCTCGCGCCCCCGCGGCAAGACGGTGGAGGCGGACAAAGCCCTCGCCGACGAGTTGCTGGCGGACCAGAAGGAACGCGCCGAACACCTGATGCTCGTGGACCTCTCTCGCAACGATCTCTCCAAGGTCTGCGTAGCGGGAACCGTGGACGTCACGCAGTTCATGGAGGTGGAACGCTTCAGCCACATCATGCACCTGGTGTCCACGGTCGTTGGCCGGCTCTCGCCCAAGGCCAAGGCCTATGACGTGCTCAAGGCCACGTTCCCGGCCGGCACCCTGTCCGGGGCCCCGAAACCCCGCGCCCTGCGCCTCCTGGACGAACTCGAGCCGCACCGCCGGGGTATCTACGGCGGCGTGGTGGGCTACCTGGATTTCGCCGGCGACATGGACATGGCCATTGCCATCCGTTCGGCGCTGATCCGGGACGGGCGTGCCTACGTCCAGGCCGGAGGCGGGATCGTGGCTGACTCGGTCAACCCAACGGAGGCCCTGGAAACAGTCAACAAGGCCGCGGCGCCGCTCCGGGCGGTCCACACGGCGGGTTCGCTGCAGAACATTTCGGCGGATTCGCTTCCCGGGGCGGACTCCCGGTGACAGGCAGCGGACCGGCTTCAGCGCCAACGGGGACTTCCGGCAGGCGCACGCCGGCGTGGGCACGCAAGTCCACGCTGGTGCTGCTTATTGCGGTCCTGGCGCTGGCGGTCTTCGGCACCACCACCCAAACCTGGATGACCGTCACGCTCGATCCGAACCAGGCGGGACAGGCCGGGGCCGCGCAGGACGCGCTTGAGGTCCAGGGAAGCAAGGCCGCCACCACCGTCACTGCACTGGCGCTGGTGGCCCTCGCCGGCGGCCTGGCCGCAGCCATAGCGGGCAGGATCGCGCGGTGGATCATCACCGCCATCATCGTCCTGGCCTCCGCTGGAATTGTTGCCGCAGCAGCAACGGTCCTGGCCAGCCCGCTGGCGGCCGCCCAGGGCTCCATTGCGGAAGCGACCGGCATCACCGGAAGCCAGGCGCACGTTGCCGTCACTGCCTTCCCCGTCCTCGCCGTCGTCGCAGGCTGCCTGCTGGCCCTCGCCGCCCTGGTCATTCCCCTCGCCGCACGGCACTGGAAGGCGCGGACGAAATATGACGTGGCGGCCACGGGCAGCGCCGCGGCCTCCGGTCCCGTGGATGAAATCGACAGCTGGGACCGGCTGTCCCGCGGCGACGATCCCACCTGACCCGGCAGGTGCCCACCGCCAGCCCCCGGCAGGGTGCCGCGGATAACAGGTCACCGGCCAAAAAATGGCAGAATGTAAGCAGTATCCACCCTGAGGAGATTTCCATGAGCAAAGCACCTGCGTCCGTTTCCAAGTCCGGCACCCGAACGGTGGCCCCTGGCGCCATCGACCACAGCCAGGAACTTGGCCACGGCAACAGCCCCGCAGCCTGGACCTGCGTCATCGTCATGCTGGTGGGCGCCCTCATCGCATCCATTGCCTTCGTGATCGCCAGCACGCCCATCTTCATCGCCGGCGCCGGCGTCATGGTGCTGGGCCTGATCCTCGGTTACATCATGCGCAAGGCAGGCTACGGCGTCGAAGGCAGCAAGCTGAAGAACTCCGGCCACTGATGTCCACTGTTCTCGATGACATCAACGCTGGTGTCAGGGAGGATATGGCGGCCCGGAAGCAGCTCGTTTCGCTGGCTGAGCTGAAGGACCTGGCGCAGGCGGCGGCGCCTGCCCGCGACGCGTGGGCAGCCCTTGGCGGAACTTCCCCGTCACGGAATGAGCTCAAGGTCATCGCGGAAATCAAGCGCCGCAGCCCCTCCAAGGGTGACCTCGCCGCCATCGGCGATCCCGCGTCCCTCGCCCGGCAGTATGCCGACGGCGGTGCCTCCGTCATCAGCGTCCTCACCGAGCAGCGCCGCTTCAACGGATCCCTGGCCGACCTCGATGCGGTGCGCGCCGCCGTCGACGTTCCGCTGCTGCGGAAAGACTTCACGCTGGACGAGTACCAGATCTGGGAGGCGCGCGCCCACGGGGCGGACCTGATCCTGCTCATCGTTGCTGCGCTCTCGGACGCCCAGCTCGCCGAATTCAGTGCCCTCAGCCACGAACTTGGCATGAACGTCCTTGTGGAGACGCACACGGAAGAGGAAATCGAGCGGGCGGTGGCCGCGCAGGCGCGCATCATCGGCGTCAACGTGCGGAACCTGAAGACGCTCGACGTCGACCGTTCAGTTTTCGCTTCCCTGGCCGGGCGGATCCCGGCCGGCGCAGTGGTGGTTGCCGAGTCCGGCGTCCGCGACGCCGACGACGTCACCCACTACGCCGCAAGCGGCGCCAACGCCGTGCTCGTGGGCGAGGCGCTGGTCAGCCACTCGACGCCGCGGGAGCGGATCGCCGAGTTCAAGGCCGCCGGCGCCGCCGCCATAGCGGCCCGGGGCTGAGGCCAACGCACCCGCGCGCAGGCGGGCGGGGCTGAATCCCCGCCCGCTGAACGCGTCCGGCAGGCTGCCCTGCCGGGACAACCACCTTTGCACTACCAACTCGAACAGGACGGGACTGATGGCTGAAGCACCCTCAGGAAACGCTGACAACAACGCCGCGGAAGCATTCCTGCAGGGCGGCTCCCTCAAGCACGCCCCGGGGCCGTATTTCGGCAGCTACGGCGGACGCTGGATGCCAGAATCCCTGATCGCCGCCCTGGATGAACTCGAGGAGACGTTCAACAAGGCCAAGGACGACCCCGAATTCCGGGCGCAGATCGCGGACCTCAACAAGAACTACTCCGGCCGGCCGTCGCTGCTGACCGAAGCGAAGCGCTTTTCCCAGCATGCCGGTGGCGTCCGGGTCTTCCTCAAGCGCGAGGACCTGAACCACACGGGTTCGCACAAGATCAACAACGTGCTGGGCCAGGCGCTGCTCGCCAAGCGCATGGGCAAGACCCGCGTCATCGCCGAGACCGGCGCCGGCCAGCACGGCGTGGCAAGCGCAACCGCGGCCGCCCTGATGGGCCTTGAGTGCGTCGTCTACATGGGCGCGGAGGACTGCCGCCGCCAGGCCCTCAACGTGGCCCGCATGGAGCTCCTGGGCGCCACGGTCATTCCTGTCACCAGCGGCTCGCAGACCCTCAAGGACGCCATCAACGACGCCCTGCGGGACTGGGTGGCCAACGTGGACAACACGCACTACCTGCTGGGCACGGCCGCCGGTGCGCACCCGTTCCCTGCGATGGTCCGCTACTTCCATGAGGTCATCGGCGAAGAAGCCCGCGCCCAGATCCTTGAGCAGGCCGGACGGCTCCCGGACGCCGTCTGCGCGTGCATCGGCGGCGGCTCCAACGCCATCGGCATCTTCCACGGCTTCCTGGACGATCCGTCCGTCAGGATCTACGGCTTCGAAGCCGGCGGCGACGGCGTGGACACCGGACGCCACGCGGCCACCATTACGCTTGGCAAGCCCGGCGTCCTCCACGGTGCGCGCTCCTACCTCATGCAGGACGACGACGGCCAGACCATCGAGTCCCACTCGATCTCAGCCGGCCTCGACTACCCCGGTGTGGGCCCGGAGCACTCCTACCTCGCTGACATCGGCCGGGTGAGCTACGAGCCCATCACGGACAGCGAGGCCATGGATTCCTTCCGGCTGCTGTGCCGCACGGAGGGCATCATTCCCGCCATTGAGTCCTCGCACGCCCTGGCCGGTGCCATCAAGGTGGGGCAGCGGCTGGCTGCCGAAGCCGCCGAGGCCGGCGGTTCGGCGCAGGACAAGATAATCATCGTGAACCTTTCCGGGCGCGGGGACAAGGACGTGGCCACCGCAGCCGAATGGTTCGACCTGTTGGACAAGAATTCCGCCGAGTCGGAAATCGGCAAAGAGGGGGAGCAGCTGTGAGCACTGCACAGACCACCAGCAAGTCGGCAGCGGCGATCGACAAAGCCCGTGCTGAAGGCCGCGCCGCCCTGATCGGCTACCTTCCCGCCGGCTACCCCAGCGTGGGGGAGACCATTGCCGCCGGTATTGCCCTGGCTGAGAATGGTGCGGACCTGATCGAGATCGGCATTCCCTACTCCGACCCCGTCATGGACGGCCAGGTCATCCAGGCCGCCACCACCGAGGCGCTTGCCAAGGGCTTTTCCGTGCGCCAGGTCTTTGATGTGGTTGCCGGCATCACCAGCAAGACGGACGCCGCCGTCCTGGTGATGACCTACTGGAACCCCGTGGTCCGGATGGGTGTGGACGAGTTCTCCCGCCGCCTGGCCGAAGCCGGGGGAGCAGGGCTCATCACCCCCGACCTCATCCCCGACGAGGCAGCGGAATGGATGGAGGCCTCGGATAAATACGGGCTGGACCGGGTGTTCCTCGTGGCGCCGTCCTCCACAGCCGAGCGCATGCAGCGCACCGTGGACGCGAGCCGCGGCTTCGTGTACGCCGTGTCCATCATGGGCGTCACCGGCGCGCGGACGTCCGTCAGCACTGCAGCCAAGGACGTGGTGGCGGCGGCACACGCCGCAGGAGCCGAACGTGTGTGCGTCGGGCTGGGCGTCTCCACTGCGGACCAGGTCCGCGAGATCGCCGCCTACGCCGAAGGAGTCATTGTGGGCACCGCCCTGGTGGCTGCAATCCGCGACGGCGGGGCGGACGCAGTTGCGGCCCTTACCAAGGACCTCAGCAGCGGACTGAGACGCACCGGACTGACAGAGGAAGAGGCCTAGGCCATGCAGACCCTCCTCCAGGCAGCAGCGATGGTGCCGGCCAGCATTCCGAGCCCGGACTGGTCCGGTTTCGACATTCCCCTGCCGTGGGGAACGCTGCGCATCCACGCCTACGCCCTGTGCATCCTGGCAGGCATCGTGGCGGGCCTGTGGCTCACTTCCGTCCGCTGGGCCAGGCGCGGCGCACCTGAAGGCAGCGTCTGGGACATTGTGGTCTGGGCCATCCCCTTCGGCATCATCGGCGGCCGCCTGTACCATGTGGTCTCGTCGCCGGACGCCTACTTCGGCCCCGGTTTCGACGGCACAGGCGACCTTTCCCTGATCCCGCAGATCCAGCGCGGCGGCCTCGGCATCTGGGGTGCCGTGGTCCTCGGCGTCGTGGGCGCGTGGATCGGCTGCCGCCGCAGCGGCGTCAAGCTCAGCGCCTTCCTGGACGCAGCGGCACCCGGGCTGCTGCTGGCCCAGGCCGTGGGCCGCTGGGGCAACTACTTCAACCAGGAACTCTTCGGCGGGCCCACCACCCTGCCGTGGGGCCTGCAGATCGACGCCGACAACCCGAACTTTCCGGCCGGAACCCCGGCGGACACACTGTTCCACCCCACGTTCCTGTACGAGTCGCTATGGAACGTGGCCGGCGTCGTCATCCTGCTCGCGCTGGACCGGAAGTTCAACTTCCGCCGCAGCCGGCTGTTCTGGCTTTATGCCATGTACTACACCCTGGGCCGGGTCTGGATCGAGGCGATGCGCATCGACGATGCCGAGCAGATCTCCCTGTTCGGCATCACCACCCGCCTGAACGTGTGGACGAGCATCTTCGTGTTCCTGGCCGCGCTCGTGGCGTTCCTCCTGCTGGGCATGAAGAAGCGGACGGAGCCGGACAGCCCCTATCTTCCGGGCCGGGAACCCGCCGGGGACGATGAACGGAAGGCGGCCGTGGAGGGTGGTGACGAGGTCCGGGATCCGGACCCTGTTGTCTCAGATAGTGAATCGCGTGATAATCTCCCTGATAACCAAAGCGGTTCCCGGCGTGTTTCCGTCCCAACGGAAGAGGCCGCGGCTGCGCCGGCGGGCCCCACGCCCGGACCGGACGCAACAGCTGCCGGAAAGTCCGGCAGCACAGCCACAGGAAGCGCGCCGGAAGCCGGCACTACCAAGTAGCGCGCGGGCCAGGCAGGGCAGCAGAGCCACCGCTCGAAGCGCCCAATCACCACAGCGTCGTGGCAGCGGGGCCACCCCGGACAGCATGGAAATGCTGCCTGGTGTTGCCCGGGGCAGGGGCCTGCGTAACCGTTAGTTCAGCAGGCCACCCTGACCTACAATTTCCAGTAAATAACACTTTGTTGTGCCCATGAGAGCGGCGCCCGACGAGTGGGGCCAACGGTGTCCCTTCCATACGCACGATCAGGAGGAAGGACGTCTCCCATGACCCAAACTCTTCACACTCCCAGCTGGTCTGAACCAGATCAGCCTGAGACTGCCATGTCGCCGTTCAAGCGCTTCGCGGCCCTTCCGGAGGCAAGCGGGCTCTACAACCCGGAGCAGGAGAAGGACGCCTGCGGTCTTGCGATTATCGCCACCCTCCGCGGCGAACCCGGCTATGACATCGTGGACGCCGCCCTCACCGCCCTGCGCAACCTTGAGCACCGCGGTGCCGTGGGCGCGGACGAGGGCACCGGTGACGGCGCCGGCCTCCTCATGCAGATCCCGGACGAATTCTTCCGTGCAGTCACGGAATTCGAACTTCCCGCCCCCGGCCAATACGTGGCCGGCACGGCTTTCCTTCCCGCTGAACAGCGCGAGGCCGACGCCGCCAAGTCCGGCATCGAGGGCCTCGCGGCTGACGAGGGCCTGAAGGTCCTCGGCTGGCGCGAAGTGCCTATCGTCGCAGACCTGGTGGGTGCCATGGCACGCGCCTGCATGCCCTACTTCTCCCAGCCGTTCCTGGCGTCCGCTACCGGCGAGGAGCTGGACCGCAACGAACTTGACTCCCGGGCCTGGCGGATCCGCAAGCGCGCCCAGAACAAGTTCGGCGTCTACTTCCCGTCGCTGTCCTCGCGCACCATCGTCTACAAGGGCATGCTCACCACTGCCCAGCTGGAGCCGTTCTACCCGGACCTCTCGGACAAGCGCTTCAAGACCAAGCTCGCGATCGTCCACTCGCGCTTCTCCACCAACACCTTCCCGTCCTGGCCCCTGGCCCAGCCGTTCCGCACCATCGCCCACAACGGTGAGATCAACACCGTCAAGGGCAACCGGAACTGGATGCGCGCCCGCCAGTCCCAGCTCGCCAACCCGCTGCTGGGCGAGACGCCGGAAGAGCTGTACCCCATCTGCACCCCGGGTGCCTCGGACTCCGCGTCCTTCGACGAGGTAGCCGAGCTGCTGTGGCTCTCCGGCCGCCCCATCACGCACTCCATCATGATGATGATCCCCGAGGCCTGGGAAAACCACGCCACCATGGATCCTGCCCGCCGTGCGTTCTACGAGTACCACTCCCTCCTGATGGAGCCGTGGGACGGCCCGGCGGCCGTCTCCTTCACGGACGGCAACCTCGTGGGCGCCACCCTGGACCGCAACGGCCTTCGCCCTGGCCGCTTCTGGATCACCGAGGACGGCCTGATCGTCTTCGCCTCTGAGGTGGGCGTCATCGACGTTGAACCCTCCAAGGTGGTTAAGAAGGGCCGCGTTTCCCCGGGCAAGATGTTCCTGGTGGACACTGACGCAGGCCGCATCATTGACGACGAAGAGGTCAAGGCCGAAGTCGCCGCCGCCAACCCGTGGGCGGAGTGGGTCAAGGACAACCTGATCGACCTCAACGACCTTCCCGAGCGCGAGCACGTGGTCCACACCGCCGCGTCGGTGAATATCCGCCAGCGCACCTTCGGCTACACCACCGAGGAACTGAAGATCCTGCTCGGCCCGATGGCCCGCACCGGCGCCGAGCCGCTGGGCGCCATGGGCTCGGACACCCCGGTGGCCGTGCTGTCCACGCGCCCGCGCCTGCTCTTCGACTACTTCGTGCAGTCCTTCGCGCAGGTGACCAACCCGCCGCTGGACGCCATCCGCGAAGAACTGGTCACGTCGCTGACCTGTGCCATCGGGCCCAACGGGAACCTCCTGGACACCAAGCAGGTGCGCCAGCCGCAGGTGCAGCTTCCGTTCCCGGTGATCAATAACGACCAGCTCGCGAAGATCGCCAACATCGAGAACGCCGACGGCGACAAGGTGGCCATGAAGGTCCGCGGGCTTTACCGCCCGGAGGGCGGCGAGAACGCGCTCCGCGCCCGCCTCACCGAGATCTGCGAGCAGGTGTCCGGTGCCATCAACCGCGGCGTCCAGTACGTAGTGCTGTCCGACCGCGACTCCAACGCGCAGTGGGCGCCCATCCCGTCGCTGCTGCTTGTCAGTGCCGTGCACCACCACTTGCTCCGCAGCGCCAACCGCACCAAGACCGCACTGGTGGTCGAGGCCGGCGACGTCCGCGAAACGCACCATGTGGCAGTCCTGATTGGCTACGGCGCTTCCGCCGTCAACCCGTACCTGGCCATGGAATCCGTGGAGCAGCTCATCGCGGCCGGCGACGTCACCGGGGTCACCCCGCAGGACGGGGTCTACAACCTGATCAAGGGCCTCGGCAAGGGCGTCCTGAAGATCATGTCCAAGATGGGCATCTCCACGGTGGCCTCCTACACCGGCGCCCAGACGTTCGAGGCGCTTGGTTTGGGCCAGGACCTCGTGGACGAATTCTTCGCCGGCACCCACTCGCAGCTTGGCGGCGTGGGCCTGGACGTCATCGCCGCCGAAGTTTCGGCCCGCCACCAGATGGCCTACCCCGAAGGCGGCATCGAACAGCCCCACCGCCCGCTGCTGGGCGGCGGCGAATACCAGTGGCGCCGCGACGGCGAGCCCCACCTGTTCAACCCGGAGACCGTCTTCCGTCTGCAGCACGCAACCCGTGAGCGCCGCTACGACATCTTCAAGGCGTACACCCGCGGCGTGGACGACCAGTCGCAGAACCTGATGACCCTCCGCGGCCTCCTCAAGTTCAAGAACGAGCGCCCCGCCGTTCCGCTCGAGGAAGTGGAGCCGGTCTCCAGCATCGTCAAGCGCTTCTCCACCGGTGCCATGAGCTACGGCTCAATCTCCCAGGAGGCCCACGAAACGCTGGCCATCGCCATGAACCAGCTGGGCGGCAAGTCCAACACCGGCGAAGGCGGCGAGGACGTGGACCGCCTGCTCGATCCGAAGCGCCGTTCCGCGGTCAAGCAGATCGCGTCCGGCCGTTTCGGCGTGACCAGCCTGTACCTGACCAACGCCGACGACATCCAGATCAAGATGGCCCAGGGCGCCAAGCCCGGCGAGGGCGGCCAGCTGATGGCGCAGAAGGTCTACCCGTGGGTGGCCCGCACCCGCCACTCGACCCCCGGCGTCGGGCTCATTTCCCCGCCCCCGCACCACGACATCTACTCGATCGAGGACCTCGCGCAGCTGATTTATGACGCCAAGCGCGCCAACCCCTCTGCCCGGGTGCACGTCAAGCTCGTCTCCGAGGTGGGCATCGGCACAGTTGCCGCCGGTGTCACCAAGGCGAAGGCCGACGTCGTACTGGTCTCCGGCCACGACGGCGGAACCGGCGCCTCGCCGCTGAACTCGCTCAAGCATGCCGGTGTCCCGTGGGAGCTCGGCCTGGCCGAGACCCAGCAGACCCTGATGCTCAATGGCCTGCGCGACCGCGTGGTGGTGCAGGTGGACGGCCAGCTCAAGACCGGCCGCGACGTTGTGATCGCGGCGCTGCTGGGCGGCGAGGAGTTCGGCTTCGCCACTGCCCCGCTGGTGGTTGAAGGCTGCATCATGATGCGCGTCTGCCATCTGGACACCTGTCCGGTGGGCGTCGCGACGCAGAACCCCGAGCTGCGTGCCCGCTTCACCGGCAAGCCGGAGTTCGTGGTCAACTTCTTCGAGTTCCTGGCCGAGGAAGTCCGCGAGATCCTGGCGGAGCTGGGCTTCCGCAGCCTTGAGGAGGCCATCGGCCACGCCGAGGTCCTCGACGCCCGCGACGCCGTCAACCACTGGAAGGCTGACGGCCTGGACCTGGACCCCATCCTGCACGGGCTGGAGTTCGACGACGACGCCCCGCTGCGGAACCTGACCGGCCAGAACCACGAGCTGGACAAGCACTTCGACCAGCGCCTGATCACCATGGCCACCGAGGCGCTGACCGACCGCAGCCCGGTGAAGATCGCCGTCGACGTCATCAACACCGACCGCTCTGTGGGCACCATGCTGGGCCACGTCGTGACCAAGACGTTCGGCACGGATGTCCTGGCGACGGACACGATCGACATCACCCTCAGCGGCACCGCAGGTCAGTCGCTGGGCGCCTTCCTGCCCGCAGGCATCACCCTGCGGCTGTACGGCGACTCGAACGACTACGTGGGCAAGGGCCTCTCCGGCGGCCGCATCATCGTCCGCCCGGACCGGACCAACGTGTTCAAGGCGGAGACGAATGTCATCGCCGGCAACGTGATTGGTTACGGCGCCACCAGCGGCGAGATGTTCCTGCGGGGCCAGGTGGGCGAACGCTTCCTGGTCCGCAATTCAGGTGCCACCGCCGTCGTGGAAGGCATCGGCGACCACGGCTGCGAGTACATGACCGGCGGCCAGACGCTGATCATCGGCCGCACGGGCCGGAACTTCGGCGCCGGTATGTCCGGCGGAACCGCTTACGTGCTGGACCTGGACTCCGCCCGGGTCAACAAGGAAGCCCTGCAGTCCGGCGAACTCCAGCTCCGCGAACTGGACGCCGAGGACCGCGACATCGTGCACGGCCTGCTGGTCAAGCACGTTGAAGAAACTGATTCCCAGCTGGCTGCGCGCCTCCTCGAGAATTTCGATGACACCGCTGCCCGCATTACCAAGGTGCTGCCGCGGGACTACGCGGCCGTGCTGCAAACCCGTCTCGACGCCATCGAAGAGGGCCTGGACCCCGACGGCGAAGAAGTATGGTCTCGAATCCTGGAGGTGACCGGTGGCTGATCCACGCGGATTTCTGAAAGTACGCCAGCGTGAAACCCAGCCGCGCCGTCCCGTTCCCGTCCGCATCATGGACTGGAAGGAAGTGTACGAGGCGCAGGAAAAGGGCACGCTGAAGGCGCAGGCCGGCCGCTGCATGGACTGCGGCGTGCCGTTCTGCCACCAGGGCTGCCCGCTCGGCAACCTCATTCCCGAGTGGAACGACCTCATGTGGCGGGACAAGGGCGAGGAAGCGATCGAGCGCCTGCACGCCACCAACAACTTCCCGGAGTTCACCGGCCGCCTGTGCCCGGCTCCATGCGAGGCGTCCTGCGTCCTGGGGATCAACCAGCCTGCTGTCACCATCAAGCAGGTGGAAGTCTCCATCATCGACGAGGCCTGGGACAACGGCTGGGTGGAGCCGCTGCCTCCCGCACGCCTGACTGGAAAGACGGTGGCCGTCGTCGGCTCCGGTCCCGCAGGGCTGGCCGTGGCGCAGCAGCTGACACGCGTAGGCCACACCGTGGCTGTGTACGAACGCGACGACAAGATCGGCGGCCTGCTGCGCTACGGGATCCCTGACTTCAAGATGGAGAAAGAGCAGGTGGACCGCCGCGTCGAACAGATGAAGGCGGAAGGCACCCGCTTCCGGACCGGCGTCGCCGTGGGCACCGACGTGACGTGGGAGCAGCTGCGGCGGCGCTACGACGCCGTGGTGATCTGCACAGGCGCCACCGTGCCGCGCGACCTTCCCATCCCGGGCCGGGACCTTGATGGCGTGCACTTCGCCATGGACTACCTGGTCCCGGCAAACCGCGCCGTGGCGGGGGAGCAGATCGAAAACCAGATCCACGCCCAGGGCAAGCATGTTGTGATCCTCGGCGGCGGCGACACCGGGGCGGACTGCCTGGGTACCGCGCACCGCCACGGTGCAGCATCGGTGACCACCCTCGCCATCGGCAAGCAGCCGCCGGTCGAGCGTGCCAGCCACCAGCCGTGGCCCACGTTCCCCAACCTCTTCGAGGTTGCCAGCGCCCACGAGGAAGGTGGGGAGCGCACGTACCTTGCCTCCACCGTGGAGTTCGTGGGCGAAAACGGCAAGCTGACCGGCGTCAAGGTTGCCGAGACCGAATTCGTGGACGGCAAGCGCCTGCCCAAGGCCGGCACCGAGCGGATCATCCCCGCGGACCTGGTGTTCCTGTCGCTCGGCTTCACCGGCGCCGAGCCCGCCGGGATCACCGAACAGGTGAAGGCAGAGTTCGACGGCCGCGGCAACGTGTCCCGCGACGGCTACTACATGACCAACACCGAGGGCGTCTTCGTGGCCGGCGACGCCGGCCGCGGGCAGTCCCTCATTGTCTGGGCCATCGCCGAAGGCCGTGCCGCGGCTGCAGCAGTGGACAAGTTCCTGATGGGGAGCACCATCCTTCCAGCCCCCGTGGCCCCGACGGATCGCGCCATCGCCGTGCTCTAGGCATGCATCGGGGGTTCACCTCCACGACAACTAATCAATGCAAGAGACCAATAGGGTAGGTATATGAGACGCGCAAAAATTGTGGCTACGTTCGGCCCGGCCATCGCCAGCTATGAGAACACCCTCGCGGTGCTGGAAGCCGGCGTTGACGTCGCCCGCATGAACATGAGCCACGGCGACTACTCCGTGCATGACAACACCTACGAGAACGTCCGGAAGGCGGCTGCCGACCTCGGCAAGGCCGTGGCCATCATGGCTGACCTGCAGGGTCCCAAGATCCGCCTGGGCCGATTCGTTGACGGACCGCACTTGTTGGCTGTTGGAGACACCTTCACGATCACCACCGAGGACGTTCCCGGCACCAAGGAAATTTGCTCGACCACGTTGAAGAGCCTCACCGAGGACGTCAACGTGGGCGATGCCCTGCTGATCGACGACGGCAAGGTGGCACTGCGTGCCATCGCCGTTGACGACGTCAAGGTGGTCGCCGAGGTGACCGTTGGCGGCATGGTGTCGAACAACAAGGGCATCAACCTTCCCGGCGTGGCCGTCAACGTGCCCGCGCTGAGCGAAAAAGACGAGGACGACCTCCGCTGGGCCATGCGCCGCGGTGTCGACCTGGTTGCCCTCTCGTTCGTCCGCGACGCGTCGGACATTGTCCGCGTGCACGAGATCATGGACGAGGAAGGCCG
The Arthrobacter sp. PGP41 genome window above contains:
- the gltB gene encoding glutamate synthase large subunit; translation: MTQTLHTPSWSEPDQPETAMSPFKRFAALPEASGLYNPEQEKDACGLAIIATLRGEPGYDIVDAALTALRNLEHRGAVGADEGTGDGAGLLMQIPDEFFRAVTEFELPAPGQYVAGTAFLPAEQREADAAKSGIEGLAADEGLKVLGWREVPIVADLVGAMARACMPYFSQPFLASATGEELDRNELDSRAWRIRKRAQNKFGVYFPSLSSRTIVYKGMLTTAQLEPFYPDLSDKRFKTKLAIVHSRFSTNTFPSWPLAQPFRTIAHNGEINTVKGNRNWMRARQSQLANPLLGETPEELYPICTPGASDSASFDEVAELLWLSGRPITHSIMMMIPEAWENHATMDPARRAFYEYHSLLMEPWDGPAAVSFTDGNLVGATLDRNGLRPGRFWITEDGLIVFASEVGVIDVEPSKVVKKGRVSPGKMFLVDTDAGRIIDDEEVKAEVAAANPWAEWVKDNLIDLNDLPEREHVVHTAASVNIRQRTFGYTTEELKILLGPMARTGAEPLGAMGSDTPVAVLSTRPRLLFDYFVQSFAQVTNPPLDAIREELVTSLTCAIGPNGNLLDTKQVRQPQVQLPFPVINNDQLAKIANIENADGDKVAMKVRGLYRPEGGENALRARLTEICEQVSGAINRGVQYVVLSDRDSNAQWAPIPSLLLVSAVHHHLLRSANRTKTALVVEAGDVRETHHVAVLIGYGASAVNPYLAMESVEQLIAAGDVTGVTPQDGVYNLIKGLGKGVLKIMSKMGISTVASYTGAQTFEALGLGQDLVDEFFAGTHSQLGGVGLDVIAAEVSARHQMAYPEGGIEQPHRPLLGGGEYQWRRDGEPHLFNPETVFRLQHATRERRYDIFKAYTRGVDDQSQNLMTLRGLLKFKNERPAVPLEEVEPVSSIVKRFSTGAMSYGSISQEAHETLAIAMNQLGGKSNTGEGGEDVDRLLDPKRRSAVKQIASGRFGVTSLYLTNADDIQIKMAQGAKPGEGGQLMAQKVYPWVARTRHSTPGVGLISPPPHHDIYSIEDLAQLIYDAKRANPSARVHVKLVSEVGIGTVAAGVTKAKADVVLVSGHDGGTGASPLNSLKHAGVPWELGLAETQQTLMLNGLRDRVVVQVDGQLKTGRDVVIAALLGGEEFGFATAPLVVEGCIMMRVCHLDTCPVGVATQNPELRARFTGKPEFVVNFFEFLAEEVREILAELGFRSLEEAIGHAEVLDARDAVNHWKADGLDLDPILHGLEFDDDAPLRNLTGQNHELDKHFDQRLITMATEALTDRSPVKIAVDVINTDRSVGTMLGHVVTKTFGTDVLATDTIDITLSGTAGQSLGAFLPAGITLRLYGDSNDYVGKGLSGGRIIVRPDRTNVFKAETNVIAGNVIGYGATSGEMFLRGQVGERFLVRNSGATAVVEGIGDHGCEYMTGGQTLIIGRTGRNFGAGMSGGTAYVLDLDSARVNKEALQSGELQLRELDAEDRDIVHGLLVKHVEETDSQLAARLLENFDDTAARITKVLPRDYAAVLQTRLDAIEEGLDPDGEEVWSRILEVTGG
- a CDS encoding glutamate synthase subunit beta — translated: MADPRGFLKVRQRETQPRRPVPVRIMDWKEVYEAQEKGTLKAQAGRCMDCGVPFCHQGCPLGNLIPEWNDLMWRDKGEEAIERLHATNNFPEFTGRLCPAPCEASCVLGINQPAVTIKQVEVSIIDEAWDNGWVEPLPPARLTGKTVAVVGSGPAGLAVAQQLTRVGHTVAVYERDDKIGGLLRYGIPDFKMEKEQVDRRVEQMKAEGTRFRTGVAVGTDVTWEQLRRRYDAVVICTGATVPRDLPIPGRDLDGVHFAMDYLVPANRAVAGEQIENQIHAQGKHVVILGGGDTGADCLGTAHRHGAASVTTLAIGKQPPVERASHQPWPTFPNLFEVASAHEEGGERTYLASTVEFVGENGKLTGVKVAETEFVDGKRLPKAGTERIIPADLVFLSLGFTGAEPAGITEQVKAEFDGRGNVSRDGYYMTNTEGVFVAGDAGRGQSLIVWAIAEGRAAAAAVDKFLMGSTILPAPVAPTDRAIAVL